One Aspergillus oryzae RIB40 DNA, chromosome 2 genomic window carries:
- a CDS encoding uncharacterized protein (RCC1 domain), with translation MWTSRVRQPVTNIVTVSRRLPRSARPAVIPWRRGYASNGPNASEQSGSSSRWLKTSLGLAGTGAAAFLVYTYATLDKSQAGSQADTKGLSQATEQLDSQYVQHKRSLKSPGVYLWGTNSHRVVDPNSKETVIKTPRRLHYFDGQVLRDLKLSDKSGAAIAENGDLIQWGKGYSESDFKPTKTLTGKNLTSLCMSNDRILALSSDGSVYSLPIAKDDQLSGRKLKESSWVPFWSGKSGVSYRLLQPSLKLGEKVTMLRGGLEHALLLTNHGRVFSVASSTESYPSFGQLGVPGLTWATRPNGPVDMCHEIEAFKGIKITQIASGDYHSLALSKDGSLFTFGDNSFGQLGMAFDAALPFSDTPTSLPIKNLYKGNTTFPKVTGIAAGGANSFFTVDAQRIVGPGENPSTVRDLDRITADTWTCGRGIWGALGTGKWTHMQDAPTKVKSLSGLFEYDERKKKLTPIRLRDLSVGTTHVSAVMDNDAHIDPSPSNSLDDATNFGFDVLFWGGNEHFQLGTGKRSNQSKPTHINAPPEDKGELAEQEARLQVMPRHKGKVGPRTVNMEQRVECGRHISAIYSSV, from the coding sequence ATGTGGACATCTCGAGTACGACAGCCCGTGACAAATATTGTCACCGTCTCACGTCGCCTTCCTAGGAGTGCTCGGCCTGCCGTCATTCCTTGGAGAAGAGGCTATGCCAGTAATGGCCCTAATGCATCTGAACAGTCTGGGTCCTCTTCACGTTGGCTTAAGACTTCTTTGGGCCTTGCGGGAACAGGCGCTGCTGCTTTTCTCGTCTACACCTACGCGACACTCGATAAGAGTCAAGCCGGAAGTCAAGCAGACACGAAGGGTCTCTCACAGGCGACAGAGCAACTGGACTCGCAGTATGTTCAACACAAAAGAAGCTTAAAAAGCCCTGGCGTGTATTTATGGGGCACAAATTCCCATCGTGTTGTGGACCCCAACTCCAAGGAGACTGTTATCAAAACCCCTCGAAGACTTCATTATTTTGACGGTCAGGTGCTAAGGGACCTCAAGCTTTCTGACAAGTCTGGTGCAGCGATTGCTGAAAATGGTGACCTCATTCAATGGGGTAAAGGATATTCAGAGTCCGACTTTAAACCCACAAAGACTTTGACAGGAAAGAACTTAACTTCGCTGTGCATGTCAAACGACCGAATCCTCGCCTTGTCGTCAGACGGCAGTGTTTACTCTCTTCCAATCGCCAAAGATGATCAACTGTCCGGCCGGAAACTTAAAGAAAGCTCCTGGGTGCCGTTTTGGTCCGGAAAATCTGGAGTAAGTTACCGGTTGCTGCAACCTAGCTTGAAGCTGGGTGAGAAGGTCACTATGCTCCGTGGGGGATTGGAGCATGCCCTTCTTTTGACAAATCACGGTCGCGTCTTCTCTGTCGCTTCTTCTACGGAGAGCTATCCATCTTTTGGACAACTTGGTGTCCCGGGGTTAACTTGGGCAACCCGACCTAACGGGCCAGTCGACATGTGTCATGAGATTGAGGCATTCAAGGGCATTAAGATTACACAAATCGCTAGTGGAGATTACCATTCCCTGGCTCTAAGCAAGGATGGCAGCTTGTTTACGTTTGGAGATAATTCCTTCGGGCAATTGGGTATGGCATTTGACGCCGCACTGCCTTTTAGCGACACACCTACCTCTTTGCCTATCAAAAACCTTTATAAAGGGAACACTACGTTTCCCAAGGTAACTGGAATTGCAGCCGGTGGTGCCAACAGTTTCTTTACTGTGGATGCACAGCGAATCGTTGGTCCTGGTGAAAACCCTTCCACTGTTCGCGATTTGGACCGCATTACGGCTGACACCTGGACATGCGGAAGAGGGATTTGGGGTGCTCTTGGTACTGGAAAATGGACTCATATGCAAGATGCTCCCACCAAGGTCAAGTCCTTGAGCGGTTTATTCGAATATGACGaacggaagaagaaactgACACCTATTCGACTTCGCGATCTATCAGTGGGCACGACGCACGTATCGGCAGTAATGGACAATGATGCTCATATCGATCCGTCACCTAGCAATTCTTTGGACGATGCCACCAACTTTGGTTTCGACGTGCTCTTTTGGGGAGGGAACGAGCATTTTCAACTTGGCACGGGCAAGAGAAGCAACCAGTCCAAGCCAACACATATCAACGCGCCTCCGGAAGATAAAGGAGAACTTGCTGAGCAGGAGGCACGGCTCCAGGTCATGCCTCGTCACAAGGGCAAAGTTGGGCCCCGCACAGTGAACATGGAGCAGCGCGTGGAATGCGGGAGACACATCTCTGCAATCTACTCTTCTGTATAA
- the nop9 gene encoding RNA-binding RNA processing protein NOP9 (predicted RNA-binding protein, contains Pumilio domains) — translation MPRENQKRGRRAAEKAEKDAAKRKREEVPEDSLPKRLKPSTDESTEINQGADYIPFDENYNENYDGNYDENQADAPAGDMPFYGLLDPEEQEYFSRANEVLELNQFQDAEERRIFIDSVYKEANGKELKIACSQGCSRLMEKLISMSDMRQIHRLFNKFIGHFMNLVQHRFASHCCETLFINAAPGVTQKVSKSKSDKMDVDEEEGEEPEPELSLAEMFIKVVEELEGNWGYLLTERFASHTIRVLLLVLAGEPVDVSANDSVVASRKKEKLGLPQGETQDGDVSAQKRSVPDVFEATLKKIMKDIVSVLDDTYLRALATHPVGNPVLQVLVSLELSHFGKSSAKDPNSITRRLIPDESFEEGSETTTFVRGLLYDPVGSRLLETIVRCMPGKAFKGLYKNFIRDQITSLARNITAGYVVLRVLERLGKDDLQNALERIVPQVPSLLERSRMVVPKVLIERCLVRGVDTAPLARALEEAYDKDPARRLEQILRLESTTQEDLEESEQKPKGANAAPSQSSTGEKLHGSLLAQTMLTAPGPISGLIYSSLLAQSSESLVKIAKDPTASRVLQQALTVPTSSAQFRRQFAPRFTSHLKELALDSSGSHVVDALWPATKDIFFIKERMAQELTQHEMALRDSFVGRAVWRNWAMDLYKRRRGEWAMKAKGIDNNNGSGERPKSRIELARAKFAAKAEEDAKKGAQKGVTA, via the coding sequence ATGCCTCGTGAGAACCAAAAAAGAGGTCGCCGAGCGGCCGAAAAAGCTGAGAAAGACGCCGCGAAACGGAAGCGCGAGGAAGTCCCCGAAGATTCACTGCCGAAACGGTTGAAGCCCTCGACGGACGAGTCGACCGAAATCAATCAAGGAGCTGACTACATACCTTTCGACGAGAATTACAATGAGAACTACGATGGGAACTATGATGAGAATCAAGCTGATGCGCCTGCGGGTGATATGCCCTTTTATGGTCTTCTCGATCCCGAAGAACAGGAATATTTCTCTCGAGCGAACGAGGTTTTGGAATTGAACCAATTCCAGGATGCAGAGGAGCGGAGGATATTCATCGACAGTGTCTATAAAGAGGCCAATGGGAAGGAGTTGAAAATCGCTTGCAGTCAGGGATGCTCACGGCTCATGGAAAAATTGATATCGATGTCGGATATGCGCCAAATTCACAGGCTATTTAACAAATTCATTGGTCACTTCATGAATCTTGTGCAGCATCGGTTTGCTAGCCATTGCTGCGAGACCCTCTTTATCAATGCTGCACCCGGCGTAACGCAGAAAGTCTCGAAATCGAAAAGCGATAAGATGGATGtagacgaggaagaaggagaggagccCGAGCCTGAACTGTCGTTGGCGGAGATGTTCATCAAGGTGGTCGAAGAATTGGAAGGCAACTGGGGTTACCTACTGACAGAACGATTTGCGTCACATACAATCAGAGTTTTGCTTCTTGTGCTTGCGGGAGAGCCGGTGGACGTTTCAGCGAACGACTCGGTTGTTGCAAGCcgcaagaaagagaaattgggCCTACCTCAGGGAGAGACACAGGATGGGGATGTCTCCGCCCAAAAAAGAAGCGTACCGGATGTGTTCGAGgctaccttgaagaagaTTATGAAGGACATCGTCTCGGTACTTGATGACACATATTTGAGAGCACTTGCGACTCACCCTGTTGGTAATCCGGTGCTTCAAGTCTTAGTGTCTCTGGAGCTCTCGCACTTTGGAAAATCGAGTGCAAAGGATCCAAATTCTATAACAAGACGACTAATTCCAGATGAGAGCTTTGAGGAGGGCTCTGAGACCACAACGTTTGTGCGCGGATTACTCTATGACCCAGTAGGATCTCGATTACTGGAGACCATTGTGCGTTGCATGCCCGGAAAGGCGTTCAAGGGCCTTTACAAGAACTTCATCCGCGACCAAATCACTTCCCTTGCGCGCAATATCACCGCAGGGTATGTTGTGCTTCGAGTGCTGGAGAGACTCGGAAAGGACGATCTCCAAAACGCTCTGGAGCGAATTGTTCCTCAGGTTCCCAGTCTTCTCGAGCGGTCAAGAATGGTCGTTCCCAAGGTGCTTATTGAGCGGTGTCTAGTCCGTGGAGTTGACACAGCACCCCTTGCTCGGGCACTGGAGGAAGCCTACGATAAAGACCCTGCTCGGAGACTGGAACAAATTTTGCGGCTTGAGAGCACAACCCAAGAGGATTTAGAAGAGTCAGAGCAGAAACCAAAGGGGGCCAATGCTGCTCCAAGCCAATCATCAACAGGAGAGAAACTCCATGGTTCGCTACTTGCACAAACAATGCTCACTGCTCCTGGGCCGATAAGTGGGCTTATTTATTCGAGTCTGTTGGCGCAATCTTCGGAGTCACTCGTTAAGATCGCCAAGGATCCTACCGCATCTCGCGTTCTACAGCAAGCTCTTACAGTTCCGACATCTAGCGCTCAATTCCGTCGACAGTTTGCTCCACGCTTCACCAGTCACTTGAAGGAGCTTGCCCTCGATAGCAGCGGATCCCATGTGGTAGACGCACTCTGGCCTGCCACCAAGGACATTTTCTTTATCAAGGAGCGAATGGCACAGGAGTTGACCCAGCATGAGATGGCGCTTCGGGACTCTTTCGTCGGCCGTGCGGTCTGGAGGAACTGGGCGATGGACCTCTACAAGCGACGGCGGGGCGAATGGGCTATGAAAGCCAAAGGTATTGATAACAACAATGGCTCCGGAGAACGACCCAAGTCTAGGATCGAACTCGCACGGGCTAAGTTTGCTGCCaaggcagaggaggatgCGAAGAAAGGTGCGCAGAAGGGCGTAACTGCCTGA